Sequence from the Nocardia brasiliensis genome:
TGTCGGCGGGATCGGTGGTCGCAACGCCGTCTGGGTCGCCGCCGGGCGCCACGTCGCCGGTCAGGGTGATGCGTTCGGCGGGCTGGCCTAGTGGCTGGATGCTCGCCTGGGCGTAGAGCCGGTCGGCTTCGGGACCGGCCTTGCCGAGCTCCATGACCTCGCGGCCCTCGGCGGGCTTCATCACTCCGGCGAGGACCAGCTGCTGCACCGACTGCGCGCGAGTCTCGTAGTCGCCACGCAGCACCTCCGCGACCGCGAAGCGTGCCTCGAGATCGTCAGCGAACTCGCAGCCGAGGTAGTAATCCAGTTGTGCTTCAACGAATTCCAGCCGGACGCTCATGGTGTCGCGGTAGAACGCCCTCATCTGAGCTGTGATATTCGAGAACGTCGCCCTATCCAGGATGTGCACCATCGGAGGTGCGACGTCGTAGACGGCGCAGACTTCCTCGCGGTTGAGCTGGCGCGACTGGACGAATTGCATTTCCACGGCCGTCAATTGGACCGGCTCAGCCTTGACGCCGTCTTCGAGCACGAGGGTCTTGCCCGAATTCAAGCTACCTGCATGGTTGCTGTCGAAGGATTCACGCAGTCGTTTGCGCCCCTCTGGGCCCAGCACCTTTGCGCTGGACAAGACCATATTCGGCCGTCCGGCGTTACGCCACATCGAACTGGTTGCTGTGCGGCTGGAGTCTTCGGAAATCAGCGTGCTGCGCAGCGATTCCAGGCGCGAGAGCCCGCGCATCGTGTTGTCCGGGCTGTAGAGCTGAAAGGGGACAACATCCTCTTCAGCGAACTCCAGCAACCCGGCTTGCGAGGCCGCGGTGCTGAAAAGGTACACGCGGCGGCCGTCGATCTCGCGGCGGATGCTGGTGCGCGAAGGGTGCATCGGGATCAGCGAGACAACCGCACCGGCCGCGTTGCGCACCTTGACCAGGAATGCCTCGCCGTAGATCTCGATCGTCGTCGCAATCCACGCCCAGAAGCTGTAGGGAGACAATC
This genomic interval carries:
- a CDS encoding phage portal protein, translated to MLLKDGSLNFAPSALAEFSPQMYRSYYYPISDGLLLERQWAFYGALYRHQPWVRVVVDKLANALARLSIEVWKGTGADRRLARSPYAKLIANPCNGLSPYSFWAWIATTIEIYGEAFLVKVRNAAGAVVSLIPMHPSRTSIRREIDGRRVYLFSTAASQAGLLEFAEEDVVPFQLYSPDNTMRGLSRLESLRSTLISEDSSRTATSSMWRNAGRPNMVLSSAKVLGPEGRKRLRESFDSNHAGSLNSGKTLVLEDGVKAEPVQLTAVEMQFVQSRQLNREEVCAVYDVAPPMVHILDRATFSNITAQMRAFYRDTMSVRLEFVEAQLDYYLGCEFADDLEARFAVAEVLRGDYETRAQSVQQLVLAGVMKPAEGREVMELGKAGPEADRLYAQASIQPLGQPAERITLTGDVAPGGDPDGVATTDPADTAPNPSASAPRPQKSSRYVRAIRGGMGRGQSLEQAAVALADKHPADRHEILAAARFLLAV